AGAGAAAATAGCGAGGCCGGTGAGGTACACGACCATAGGCGTTGGACTGCTTCTCCTTGCCCTGAACCTGTGGCCGGCTTTACTGAACCTCGCCGGCTGAATGGGTTTTCTTTTTACTTTCTCTTCTGAAAGCCTCGCCGTTCACGGCGGGGAGGAGGTCAGAATGTTTTCCATGGCCACCACCACGTACCCAATATCAAACATCTGCATTAACAGTTTTAAATCTATCCAAGAATCCAGACCAGGTGAGGAGATGAAGTGCTCCAAATGCGGTAAAACAGCGGTCTATCACGCACGCTACACGGGAAGGTATTACTGTAAGAAACACTTCAACGAGATGGTTGAGAAAAAGTTCAAGGAGACCGTGAAGAAGTATCGGCTCATAGAGAAGGGTGAGAGGATAGCCGTCGGTGTGAGCGGCGGAAAGGACAGCGTCGTCCTCATGCACCTTTTAGCCAAGCTCCGCGAGAAGTTCCCCTTTGAGCTTGTCGCGATAACCATAGACGAGGGGATAGCCGGCTATCGGCCCCCAAGCGTCGAGATAGCGAAGAGGAACGCGAAAAAACTTGGAATAGAGCACCGCATCTATTCGTTCAAGGAGTACATAGGCTTCACGCTGGACGAAACCGTTGAGATAATGGGTAGCTTCGAGAAGGGCGAGCGCGTTGGGGCATGCTCCTACTGCGGTGTGTGGAGGCGCTGGCTGCTCAACTACGCGGCGATGGACGTTGGAGCAGACAAATTGGCGGTAGGCCACAACCTAGATGACGAGGTACAGATGTTCCTGATGAACATCCTGAGGGGAGACATAGCTAGGCTCGGAAGGACAGGGCCGTACTACGAGGAAATTCACCCCGAGCTCGTTCCGAGGATAAAGCCCCTCCGCGAGATACCCGAGAAGGAAATCGTTCTGTACGCAGTTCTGAACAACATCGAGGTGGATTTGAGCGAGTGCCCCTACGCGGTAGAGGCGTTCAGGGCGGAGATAAGGGACTGGATAAACGAGATGGAGGAGAAGCATCCAGGAACGAAGTATCAGATACTCAGGAGCTACGACAAGCTCTTCCCGCTCATAGCGAAGACCTACACTAAGAAGACGAGCGAGCTGAACCGCTGTAAGATATGCGGACAGCCAACGACGGGGGAGATATGCAAGGCCTGCCAGTTCAGGCTCCAGGTGGAGAAGAAGGCCAGGGAGAAGGGTCTGACTTTCAGGGTTGAGTGAATTTGATAAACAGGGATTTATAAATGGCTGTAAAGTATACTTAGCAATGTTTATAAACAAAGGAGCGAATATAAAATCATGAAGGAGAGCCTTGCGAGAGTCCTAACCGAATGGCAGGAGACCTGGACACCGGAGCTCATTGAGAGGGATTTTGATTTCTCATTAATCCCTGAAAAGCCAAGAAAGGTCGTCACCTTTGCCGGCTGCCGGAGGACGGG
This sequence is a window from Thermococcus kodakarensis KOD1. Protein-coding genes within it:
- a CDS encoding TIGR00269 family protein, with amino-acid sequence MKCSKCGKTAVYHARYTGRYYCKKHFNEMVEKKFKETVKKYRLIEKGERIAVGVSGGKDSVVLMHLLAKLREKFPFELVAITIDEGIAGYRPPSVEIAKRNAKKLGIEHRIYSFKEYIGFTLDETVEIMGSFEKGERVGACSYCGVWRRWLLNYAAMDVGADKLAVGHNLDDEVQMFLMNILRGDIARLGRTGPYYEEIHPELVPRIKPLREIPEKEIVLYAVLNNIEVDLSECPYAVEAFRAEIRDWINEMEEKHPGTKYQILRSYDKLFPLIAKTYTKKTSELNRCKICGQPTTGEICKACQFRLQVEKKAREKGLTFRVE